In Acidobacteriota bacterium, the genomic stretch AGCCCCTCATCCCTAGTCTCTAGCCCCTTACTGCATGAGGCGCGCTTTCATTTGCGCCAACTGGTTCTTGATCGAACCGTCATAAATCTTGCTGCCGATGCGTGTGACGACGCCCCCGATGATGTCCGGGTCGGTCTTATAGTGCAGCCGCACGTCTTTGCCCGTGAGGGCCTTCAATTTGTCGTGCAAGAGCTTTTGTTCGTCGGCGTTGATGTTGCGCGCCGTGATGATTTCGGCGGTCACGACATTGGTGCGGGCGTCCAATTCTTTTTCGAGCGCTTGAACCATTGGCATCAGTTGATGCAGCCGATTGTTGGCCAACAGCAATTGCAGGAAGTTCTGCACGGTCTGGCGCGCTTTCAGCCGCGCGATCAGTTCGTTCAACACCGCGCGCTTGCGCTCCGGGGCAACGACCGGGCTGGCGAAAACCTCGCGCAATTGCGCGTGGCCTTCGATCATCGCGGCGAACTGTTTCAACTCGGCGGCGACTTCGGTGACCTCGCGCCGCTCGACGATGACATCGGCGAGGGCGCGGGCGTAGCGATTGGCGATGGTGGCAACACTCATAAAAAGTAGTCAGTAGTCAGTAGTCAGTAGTCAGTAGTCAGTAGTCGCTCTACTAGCTCACTTTGCTTAGCTCCTCGCTGACGCGCTGTAGGAGCCTGGCGTCGTCTTGGGGCGTCAATTCGCGGCGGATCATTTGTTCGGCGAGTTCGACGGCTTTATCGGCGGTGAATTCACGTAACTGGACGAGGGCGGCTTGTTTCGCGCCTTCGATTTCGCGGTTAGCGGTAGTGCGCAGCTTTTCGGCGTCAGCCCTGGCTTCGGCCTGCAAGCGTTCACGTTCGGCCAGTGCTTCACGTTCGGCTTGGGCGCGAATCTCGGTGACCTCTGCGTCCAACTTGCTGAGGCGCGCATTCAATTCGTTGAGTTTCGCGGTGGCTTCGGCCTTTTCGTTCGCGGCGCGGTCGAGCGTGGCACGCACGGTGGCGAGTCGCTCGGCAAAGAATTCGCGCGCTGGCTTGCGCACCAGCAGGTATAGCACAGTCAAAAAGACAGCGAGATTGACAGCTTTGGGAATGGCGGGATGCAGCCCTTCGGCCAGCAAAACCGGCGGTGCAAACAGGACGGGCGTGAAGATCAAGGAACGTAGTTGCGTGATGCTTTTCATTGCAGGCGTTAAGTCTCCTGTTCTCCTTTACAGGCTTACCCGACCGGGCGTTTTAGTATTTGGGAAGAAATCGTCGCGGCCATTGTGTGTGCTTCGTTTTCCAATGTCTGGCGCGCGCCAGCAACCTGTTGCGTGATGTCGTCTTTGGCGGCGTTGAATTGCGCGGCGGTTTCCTGCTTCACTTGATCCAACAATTGCTGGCGTGCGGTCAAGGCTTCCTTGCGTTGGCTTTCGAGTTCCTGATAAGCCGCGGCGCGCGCTTGCCGAATCTGTTGCTCGTAATGGTCGAGTTTTTCGTCGAATTGCCTGAGCAGTTGTTTGGCCTCGTTCAACCGTCCAGCCCCCAAACTCTCGCGCTCATCCAGCACCTGATTGAGCGGCACGAACAGCGTTCGGTTGAGAAGGAAAATCAACAGGAGAATGCTAATAAAGATAAACAGGAACGAGCCATCAATACTGATGACACTTCCTTCCAGCAGTAAGATTAATGCAGGGTACACCGCGTGACTCTCCTCAAGGATGATAAGTTCCACAGCACAGACACAAATAGCGCAAAATGCAGGTTAAAATTTAAGTCAGGATAAGTAGCACATGGTTTCACAAAGTGTCAACTTATGCCTCTGGGAAACTCATTGCGATAGCAAAGAAAGCTCTGGGACCGGCTCTTGTCAGCCCCTGCGCCGACTCGAAATACAACTGCACAAGAGAAGGGGCGCCGTTTACTGCCTTGCTCGTGTTAGCGAAAGCCGATCCGCACGATATTCGCTTGTTTGCCATCCACTGTCAGCACGACCTCCACCTCACCCCGCGCGGCCAGTTGCTGCGGCAGCAGCAAATTGGCCTGATCCAGTCCGGCCAGACTGCCTTGCGCGCCGGCAAAGTTAAGCGGCACGCTGATGCCTCCGACGGTGGCGGTGACGTTGTTGAGCGCCGCCCTGAAGCGAAAGCCTGTGCCATAGAGCAATAAGTAAAGCTGTTCGGCGGGCGGCCCGAATTCGAGTGGGATCGGCACAAAGCGCTGCGTCGCGGCATCCAGGCGCGCGACCGGTTCGAATTGAAACGCGCCGGAGGGCTGTATGCGCAACACCTGCGCCGCCGCCACGCCGCTGCCGTTCGCATTCGCCGTGAAAACACCCGGCGCCACCGTAGCGATTTGAATGACTTCCTGCGCGACGTTATTTGGGTTGCTGTCGTTCGCGATCTTTACCGTGGCAGGGCCGAGCGCCGTTCCGGCAGGCAGCAGATAATTGACTTGATTGGCGGACACGAAGAAAAGCTGGGCGAGACGTTCAACCCCCAGGCTGTCAGTGACGCGGACGGCCGTGCCCGCCAGCGTTGTCGGCAAAGGCAGGTTCGTTGCGGCCTGGCTCGTGGTTGCCAGATTGATTCCGAAGGCGGCCACGATTTCTTCGCGCGCGAACTGATCGTGCAGATAACTGGCCGCCGAAACGTTGGCGAGAGGCCGAGCGATCAGGATCGTGACTTCGGCTGAAGTGGACGACCCGTAGTTGGTATCGCCCGCGTATGCCGCCGTCAATTTGTGTGTGCCCGCCGTCAGTGTGGAAGTGGTGAAGGTCGCCACTCCGCTCGCATTCAAAGTGCCTTGGCCTAACGAGGTCGCGCCGTCCAGAAACATCACCGCGCCCGTAGGCGCGCCCGCGCCCGTGGCCGTGACCTTGGCGGCCAGCGTGATTGCCTGACCCACTAGATAAGGCTCCGCCGAGATCATCAGTTGCGTGGCGGAGTTGAGTTTGCCGACGGTCAGGTTAAAGGGCGAATTTGTGGAAGCGCCGCAATTGTCCGTCGCCGTAACCGTGACCACATACGCTCCACCCGGCGCGGCGTTATTGATCGAAACAACACCGGTGCTGGCGTTCACTGAAACCGTGCCGGTGAATCCAGCAGAGATAGCTGCCGTGACACTGGCGACGGTGTTGTTGTCAGCGGGCGCGGCGCTGGGCGTGATGGTGACGGATTGGCCTAAGTTGACGGTCGTCGTGGGATACGGGCCAAGTGTGGGCGCGGAGTTGGCCGTGACATTGATGGTCAAATTGGCCGTCGCCGTGCCGCCCGCCGCATCGGTTACGGTCAAGATCACTGTTTGCGCCCCGGCAGTAGCGTTGCAGCCCGCTGTCACCGTTGCGGTGATCGTGCCATTGGTATTATTGATGTTGCTAATTGCGAGGCCCGTCGGAACTGTCGTCGCCGTCACGCTTAAATTCGCTACAGGCGTTTCTAAATCATTGACGGTGGCAATGGTGGCAGCAGCGCCCGGGTTGCCTTGTTGGCGGGTGAGCGCCGCCCCCGCCGTAATCGTCGGCGGCGTATTTTGCACTGGGCATTTGCCCACGCTATCCGACTGGAAGATCGCCAGAATTTCCGCAGCGGTGAGCGCGCGGTTGTACAGGCTGACCTCGTCAATGCGCCCGTTAAAGCGTTCGTTCGGCAAGCGGCTGAGCACGTCTTCAGAACGCGAGCCGATTTTCAGCGGGCCAGCCGACGGCGTGATGTCGCCGCTCAAACCCGCCACGCTGCGCGTCAGCACGCCGTTGATATAAGCGTTGGCCACCGCGCCGTCATACGTGACAGCCACATGCGTCCAGGTATTCAAGGGCACCGCCCCGCCGCCATTCACCCAGAAAGAATAATCGTTGGGCAAGCCGTTCACGCCGCGCAACGCGAAGGCAAAGTTGCCGATGGGAATTGAGCCGGCGGGCAGGCTCGGCCCGCGAATGCCGATTTCGTATTGGTATCCGTCATAGGGTTCGGAATCTTTATTGACGATGATGTCTACGGAACCATCCACCAGCGTCGGGTAAACCCAGGTTTCAATCGTCAGCCGCGCCGGATTCAAAGCCGGTGCGTTGGGAACGCTGACTTCGCCGGTGCCGTTGAAATCGAACGCCTGCATGACCTTGCCGGTGGTGAAGCCGACGCCGGTTTTTACCGTGCCGTGATTCGTGCCGATGGAATCCAGTCCATTGCCTTCGCCGCGATACCAGGCGACCAACCCATTGGGGCGCGGCGCGCAATTCGTTTGAACGACAGGTTGACTGGCGGCGGCCAACCAGGTGTAGGCCATGAGCAAGGCGGGACAGAGCAGCACGAAAACGAGGCGAACGCCGGAGACAAACCGAAAGGGATTGCGTGTGCGAGTGTGCATAACGGTACGACCTCCAAGAAACTTCGCTTGCCAAGCATTGGCAGGGACAACGAAAGTTTTTGTGAGCCGCCAACGCTACGGGCGGCGGGTTTTTGTTCCAGGACGAAAATGCTGTCTGGGTGAAACGTCTCGGCTGTCGGGAAAGCGGGCAGCCGCATGGAGATAAAAACTTGGCCAAGACGGCCAACTTTCGCTCATTGCGGCCTGGGGAAAGAACGATTCGGCGACGACGGATACTACTGAGCAGTGTCTGGGCTGTCAATTAACAACATCGCCCCGTGCAAAAGCGCCAGGGCTTATGCAAAGTCGCCAGCGCGAGCGCTCGAACGGTTTGACTGACTCCCGATTCCCGGTTCCTGATGCCTGGCAAACTGAAAATACCGGCTGATTTTTAATTTGTCAGGCAGCAGGAGTCAGGAATCGGGAGTCAGTCAAAGGTCTTTGGCGGATGTTTTGAGGACTTTGTAAAAGCCCTAGACGAAATAGGCCGAAACAATCACCAAAAACTTTCCCTGTGTTCTGACTGTTCTGAAACTCTTCACTTGAGTTGTATACGCACCGGATTCACCGCCTTGCCATCCACATTCAAATTGACCTCGCTTTCGCCCGCTCCCGCCAACGTGCGCGGGAGGCGCAGGTTAGCTTGATCCACGCCAATCTGCCCGGGTGCTGCGCCGACAAAAACGACTTCGGCAATCGCGCTGCCGATGGATGCCGCCGCCGGGATGTCGGGGTTGCGACCGCGCCAGCCCGTGCCGAACAGAATCAGGAAGACCTGTTCATTCGCCGCGCCCACATCAATCGGCACGGCGACGAATTTGCTGGTGGCCGTATCGAAGCGCACCGCCGCTTCGAAGCGTTGTGTGCCATCCGCCAGCACGCGCAAGACCTGTGCGGCAGGCAAGCCGCGCCCGCTGCTATCGGCGGTGAAGAGGCCCGGATTGGTTGGCGCAATTTGCACACGCGCCAGCGAAGTGACGCCATCGCCGCCAATGATCGTGATCGTTGCCTGACCGGCGGCCAAGCCGCGCGGCAAGACGTAATTGACTTGCGCTGGCGAAACGAAAAAGAGCGGCGCGAGGCTTTCAACGCCCGCGCTGTCGCGGACGCGCACCAGCGTGCCGCCCAATACCGTGGGCAGCGGCAAGGTCAATGCTTCGGCGCGCGTCGTCGCCAACCGTGTGCCAAACGCGGCCACGATCTGTTCAGGCGCGAGCGTGGCGCCGCGATAGCTGGCCGCCGAAACATTGGTCACGGCATAAGCAATGCTTAAGCCCAGCGGCGCGGCCT encodes the following:
- a CDS encoding ATP synthase F0 subunit B, whose product is MKSITQLRSLIFTPVLFAPPVLLAEGLHPAIPKAVNLAVFLTVLYLLVRKPAREFFAERLATVRATLDRAANEKAEATAKLNELNARLSKLDAEVTEIRAQAEREALAERERLQAEARADAEKLRTTANREIEGAKQAALVQLREFTADKAVELAEQMIRRELTPQDDARLLQRVSEELSKVS
- a CDS encoding Ig-like domain repeat protein, which translates into the protein MHTRTRNPFRFVSGVRLVFVLLCPALLMAYTWLAAASQPVVQTNCAPRPNGLVAWYRGEGNGLDSIGTNHGTVKTGVGFTTGKVMQAFDFNGTGEVSVPNAPALNPARLTIETWVYPTLVDGSVDIIVNKDSEPYDGYQYEIGIRGPSLPAGSIPIGNFAFALRGVNGLPNDYSFWVNGGGAVPLNTWTHVAVTYDGAVANAYINGVLTRSVAGLSGDITPSAGPLKIGSRSEDVLSRLPNERFNGRIDEVSLYNRALTAAEILAIFQSDSVGKCPVQNTPPTITAGAALTRQQGNPGAAATIATVNDLETPVANLSVTATTVPTGLAISNINNTNGTITATVTAGCNATAGAQTVILTVTDAAGGTATANLTINVTANSAPTLGPYPTTTVNLGQSVTITPSAAPADNNTVASVTAAISAGFTGTVSVNASTGVVSINNAAPGGAYVVTVTATDNCGASTNSPFNLTVGKLNSATQLMISAEPYLVGQAITLAAKVTATGAGAPTGAVMFLDGATSLGQGTLNASGVATFTTSTLTAGTHKLTAAYAGDTNYGSSTSAEVTILIARPLANVSAASYLHDQFAREEIVAAFGINLATTSQAATNLPLPTTLAGTAVRVTDSLGVERLAQLFFVSANQVNYLLPAGTALGPATVKIANDSNPNNVAQEVIQIATVAPGVFTANANGSGVAAAQVLRIQPSGAFQFEPVARLDAATQRFVPIPLEFGPPAEQLYLLLYGTGFRFRAALNNVTATVGGISVPLNFAGAQGSLAGLDQANLLLPQQLAARGEVEVVLTVDGKQANIVRIGFR
- the atpH gene encoding ATP synthase F1 subunit delta encodes the protein MSVATIANRYARALADVIVERREVTEVAAELKQFAAMIEGHAQLREVFASPVVAPERKRAVLNELIARLKARQTVQNFLQLLLANNRLHQLMPMVQALEKELDARTNVVTAEIITARNINADEQKLLHDKLKALTGKDVRLHYKTDPDIIGGVVTRIGSKIYDGSIKNQLAQMKARLMQ
- a CDS encoding ATP synthase F0 subunit B, producing MYPALILLLEGSVISIDGSFLFIFISILLLIFLLNRTLFVPLNQVLDERESLGAGRLNEAKQLLRQFDEKLDHYEQQIRQARAAAYQELESQRKEALTARQQLLDQVKQETAAQFNAAKDDITQQVAGARQTLENEAHTMAATISSQILKRPVG